CGACTGACATCGCCTGACGAAACGGGGCCGCAAGGCCCCTTTTCATATCGCGGCGCTGGAATTGAAGAGAGCCATCGCTTCGCATCGTGCGCCCCGCCAGAACTCGCAGCCCCATGGCCACAGCGGCCAGCGGGAGGGCTGCATCCATCCCCAGAACCTGTGGATAAGCTTGTGCACGGAGCGGGGAAGGAACGTGCTACACCCCAGGAGACGCGGGGTCTGCAGGGTTGCATGCTTTCTGTGCAGGAATTTCCGCTTGCCCACAGCCATTGTGCGCCTGCCTGTGGATAAACCGGGGACAAGCGGCTGGAAGCCTGACGGCATCATGGCTCGCGCCAATCGATCAAAAAACGAACAGCCTCACTCCATGCCGAAGCCGAGTTGCCGCCACGCCTCGTAGACGCTCACCGCCACGGTATTCGACAGATTCAGGCTGCGGCAGCCAGGACGCATCGGCAGGCGTACGCGCTGTTCCGGCGACAAGGCATCGCGGACCTCTTCCGGCAAACCGCAACTTTCCGGGCCGAACAGGAACGCATCTCCACGCTGGTAGGCGACCTCGTGGAACGGTTGCGAACCTTTGGTGGTGAAGGCGAACAGACGCGGGCGGCCTAGCTGCTCCAGGCACTCATCGAGTGTCGCGTAGCGACGCACGCTGGCGTACTCGTGGTAGTCCAGCCCGGCGCGACGCAGGCGCTTGTCGTCCAGTTCGAACCCCAGAGGCTCGATCAGGTGCAGGCTGCAACCCGCATTGGCGCACAGCCTGATAATGTTGCCGGTATTGGGTGGAATTTCCGGTTGAAAAAGGATCACGTGGAACATGCAACGCTCCGAGCCTGAGAACGGACGGCATTCTACTCCCAGGCCCAGGCCGCTGCTGCGGGTGATGGTTTCGTTGTGCGTGGGCGGGCTGCTGGTGGGGCTGATGATCGGCCGCCTGCTCGACCCGGTCGCCGAAATGCCCAGAGTGCTTGCTATTCAACCCTCCGCCAACGGCCTGCAACTCAGCCTGGACCGCCAGCCCGAGGTACAGGCCGGGCACCTGGAGGGGGCACTGGCGTTACGTATCGGCGCCTCTGCTGCGGCGCAGCAGGGGCAATCGCGGATTGGCGACGTGCCACTGCGCTGGAAGCTGGAACCGCAGGGAAATGGGGTGTTCCTGACCCTCGTATCGACCCGCCCGTTGCGCGGCGACTGGGACAGTGCGCAAGTGGATGGGCGCTGGCGGCTGAACATCCGGGTCCGATCCGAGTAGGCGTGGGCGGGCAACCTCTCAGCGGTGCCCGCAGGCATAAAAGAGGGGTTTACCCGGCCTGCCTGTACCAGGGCCCCTAACGGGTGCGCAGGGCGCCGTGGCGCGCCTGCCGGCATAAAAGGGGGGCTTACCCGGCCTGCCTGTACCAGGACCCCCGAACCGTTGGCGAGGGTCGCTGCTGAAAGCGACACGCTCGCGGATGTAAAAGAGGGGTTTCCCCAGCCTGCC
The Pseudomonas triclosanedens DNA segment above includes these coding regions:
- a CDS encoding tRNA (cytidine(34)-2'-O)-methyltransferase, which encodes MFHVILFQPEIPPNTGNIIRLCANAGCSLHLIEPLGFELDDKRLRRAGLDYHEYASVRRYATLDECLEQLGRPRLFAFTTKGSQPFHEVAYQRGDAFLFGPESCGLPEEVRDALSPEQRVRLPMRPGCRSLNLSNTVAVSVYEAWRQLGFGME